The Micavibrio sp. TMED2 genome includes a window with the following:
- a CDS encoding NAD kinase, whose protein sequence is MVTVAADIAQASVTEPTVPENPRIAIHASSHEAAQTAKVKLAAQLHNLSPLNEADVVIALGGDGTMLEVLHATMGRGTPVYGMNRGSIGFLLNEYKIDKVLDRIFSAQQICLHPLSMVTKTMLGSIETAYAINEVSVLRETRQAAKLKIMVDGVTRLEELICDGAMVATPAGSTAYNLSAHGPILPLGAQLLAVTPISPFRPRRWRGALLPHTTRIGFEVLEADKRPVSAVADSTEIRDIVSVEITEDRSIDLNLLFDPDQNLGERIIKEQFQPL, encoded by the coding sequence ATGGTGACAGTAGCAGCAGATATCGCACAGGCATCTGTCACCGAACCGACGGTGCCGGAAAACCCGCGCATCGCCATCCATGCCAGCAGCCATGAGGCCGCCCAGACCGCAAAGGTCAAGCTCGCGGCCCAACTGCACAACCTGTCGCCGCTCAATGAAGCCGATGTGGTCATTGCCCTTGGCGGTGACGGCACGATGCTGGAGGTACTGCACGCCACCATGGGGCGCGGCACGCCAGTTTACGGCATGAACCGCGGCTCGATTGGCTTTCTGCTGAATGAATACAAGATCGACAAGGTGCTTGATCGGATTTTTTCTGCCCAGCAGATCTGTCTGCATCCCCTGTCCATGGTCACCAAGACCATGCTTGGCTCGATCGAGACCGCCTATGCCATCAATGAGGTATCGGTACTGCGGGAGACGCGACAGGCGGCCAAACTGAAGATCATGGTCGATGGTGTTACCCGGCTTGAGGAACTGATCTGTGACGGCGCCATGGTGGCAACACCGGCGGGCAGCACGGCCTATAACCTCTCCGCCCATGGCCCGATCCTGCCGCTGGGCGCGCAACTGCTGGCCGTCACGCCGATCAGCCCGTTCCGTCCCCGCCGCTGGCGCGGTGCGCTCCTGCCCCACACCACCCGCATCGGATTCGAGGTGCTGGAAGCTGACAAGCGCCCGGTCAGTGCTGTGGCGGATTCCACCGAAATTCGCGACATCGTCTCGGTCGAGATCACCGAGGATCGCAGCATCGACCTGAACCTGCTGTTTGACCCCGACCAGAATCTCGGTGAGCGGATCATCAAGGAACAGTTCCAGCCACTGTAA
- a CDS encoding GTP 3',8-cyclase MoaA — MTRDTLIDAFDRHISYLRVSVTDRCDLRCVYCMAEDMTFLPKRDVLSLEELDRLCSIFVDLGVRKLRLTGGEPLVRRNIMWLVERLSRHLTSNALDELTLTTNGTQLAKYAGPLVDCGVERVNISIDTLQAEKFRQITRWGKLEQVMQGIDAADRAGLRIKINAVALRGTNDDEFHDMVLWCGDRGFDLTFIEVMPMGEIGAGERLDQYMPLSMVRAKLREQWTLTDLPDQTGGPARYMRVEETGGRLGFITPMTHNFCESCNRVRLTCTGTLFMCLGQHDKAELRDIMRADPGSDEAIIAALHEAIARKPKGHDFILDRRLAERHVNRHMSTTGG; from the coding sequence CTGACGCGCGACACGTTGATTGACGCTTTTGATCGTCATATCAGTTATTTACGCGTTTCTGTTACGGATCGATGCGATCTGCGCTGTGTCTATTGCATGGCCGAAGACATGACCTTCCTGCCGAAACGGGATGTGCTCAGCCTGGAAGAATTGGACCGCCTCTGCTCCATCTTTGTTGATCTCGGCGTACGCAAGCTGCGCCTCACCGGCGGTGAGCCTCTGGTCCGGCGCAATATCATGTGGCTGGTCGAGCGCCTCTCCCGCCACCTCACCAGCAATGCGCTGGATGAACTGACGCTCACCACCAATGGAACACAGCTGGCGAAATATGCCGGTCCGCTGGTCGATTGCGGTGTTGAGCGGGTGAATATCAGCATCGACACCCTGCAAGCGGAGAAGTTCCGGCAGATCACCCGCTGGGGCAAGCTGGAGCAGGTCATGCAGGGCATCGACGCTGCTGACCGGGCCGGCCTGCGGATCAAGATCAATGCGGTTGCCCTTCGCGGCACCAATGATGACGAGTTTCACGATATGGTCCTCTGGTGTGGCGACCGGGGTTTTGACCTGACCTTTATCGAGGTCATGCCTATGGGTGAAATCGGCGCGGGTGAGCGGCTGGACCAGTACATGCCCTTGTCCATGGTTCGTGCCAAGCTGCGCGAGCAATGGACCCTCACCGACCTGCCTGACCAGACTGGCGGTCCTGCGCGTTATATGCGGGTTGAGGAAACCGGCGGACGCCTCGGCTTCATCACACCGATGACCCACAACTTCTGTGAGAGCTGCAACCGGGTCCGCCTCACCTGCACCGGCACGCTGTTCATGTGCCTGGGCCAGCATGACAAGGCTGAGTTGCGCGATATCATGCGCGCTGATCCGGGATCAGATGAGGCCATCATAGCCGCACTCCATGAGGCGATTGCCCGCAAGCCCAAGGGCCATGACTTCATCCTCGACCGGCGGCTTGCCGAACGGCACGTCAATCGCCATATGAGCACGACCGGCGGCTGA
- a CDS encoding tRNA dihydrouridine(20/20a) synthase DusA gives MNREIAKSPATKAVDRRLSVAPMMDWTDRHQRMLMRAIAPNTLLFTEMVTTGAILFGDQARHLAFSAAEHPIALQLGGSDPDDLARAAEISSGYGYNEINLNCGCPSDRVQSGSFGACLMAEPAHVARLVTAMRGATDLPVTVKCRIGIDDCDTGPFLDEFVDALAAAGCETFYIHARKAWLKGLSPKENRDIPPLDYDRVRLLKKRCPELEILLNGGLKTVDEMQAAMQASDDLPALDGVMIGREAYQNPLIMAEAEAAIMGNAHVPAEPSAILTGMSEYVANRLAAGTPLKSITRHMMGLMNGRAGARLWRRTLSSVPQNADISWHEIIDTAAGIEARSRDQAAA, from the coding sequence ATGAACAGGGAAATTGCCAAATCACCCGCGACAAAGGCCGTGGACCGACGCCTGTCGGTGGCACCGATGATGGATTGGACCGACCGCCATCAACGGATGCTGATGCGTGCCATCGCGCCGAATACGCTGCTGTTTACCGAGATGGTAACCACGGGCGCGATCCTGTTTGGCGATCAGGCACGGCATCTGGCGTTTTCCGCTGCCGAGCATCCGATAGCGCTGCAACTGGGCGGGTCCGATCCTGACGACCTCGCCCGTGCAGCCGAAATCAGCAGCGGCTATGGCTATAACGAGATCAACCTGAATTGCGGTTGCCCGTCGGATCGGGTGCAATCCGGCAGCTTCGGTGCCTGCCTCATGGCCGAGCCGGCACATGTGGCCCGGCTGGTGACAGCGATGCGCGGAGCCACGGATCTGCCGGTGACGGTCAAATGCCGTATCGGCATCGATGATTGCGACACTGGCCCGTTTCTCGATGAATTCGTTGATGCCCTTGCAGCAGCGGGCTGTGAAACCTTCTACATCCACGCACGAAAAGCCTGGCTTAAAGGATTGAGCCCAAAGGAAAATCGCGACATTCCGCCACTGGATTACGACCGGGTTCGCCTCTTGAAAAAACGCTGCCCCGAACTGGAAATCCTGCTCAATGGCGGCCTTAAAACCGTCGATGAAATGCAGGCAGCCATGCAGGCAAGCGATGATCTGCCCGCCCTTGATGGCGTGATGATCGGTCGTGAGGCATATCAGAACCCGCTGATCATGGCCGAGGCGGAAGCAGCCATCATGGGCAACGCGCATGTTCCGGCAGAGCCGAGCGCGATCCTGACCGGTATGAGCGAGTACGTTGCCAACCGTCTGGCGGCTGGTACACCGCTCAAGAGCATTACCCGACACATGATGGGCTTGATGAATGGCCGCGCAGGTGCCCGCCTCTGGCGTCGCACCCTGTCATCGGTTCCGCAGAATGCCGATATCAGCTGGCATGAGATTATTGATACCGCCGCTGGCATCGAAGCGCGCAGCCGGGATCAGGCCGCAGCCTAA
- a CDS encoding sugar ABC transporter permease, whose translation MRPFLAPLIQHPFLIWQMSKRDVTSRYRGSMLGILWSFGRPLLMLAVYTFVFSVIFEVRWNQPSIESNRFTFAVVLFAGLIVHGLLADCLTRAPSLILENVNYVRKVIFPLESLGYVLLISALFHAGISFFVLIVAHLLFIGLPPLTILLLPIVILPIIPLFLGLGWMLSSLGVFLRDIGEISAIMTTILLFLSPIFFPIEQFPEQLRFLLYYNPLTLIIEAVRDVAIFGRMPNWTGLAIYAVAATAFAQLGYWMFVKSRRGFSDVL comes from the coding sequence ATGCGCCCGTTTCTAGCCCCACTGATCCAGCATCCGTTCCTGATCTGGCAGATGTCCAAAAGGGATGTCACCAGCCGCTATCGCGGGTCGATGCTCGGTATCCTCTGGTCATTTGGCCGCCCGCTCCTGATGCTGGCGGTCTACACCTTTGTGTTCAGTGTGATCTTCGAGGTGCGCTGGAACCAGCCATCAATCGAGAGCAACCGCTTTACCTTCGCGGTTGTCCTGTTTGCAGGACTGATCGTCCACGGGCTGCTGGCCGACTGCCTGACCCGGGCACCGAGCCTGATACTGGAGAACGTTAACTACGTGCGGAAGGTGATCTTCCCGCTGGAGAGCCTCGGCTATGTCCTGCTGATCTCTGCCCTGTTCCATGCCGGGATCAGCTTTTTCGTGCTGATCGTGGCCCATCTGCTGTTTATCGGCCTGCCACCACTGACCATCCTGCTGCTGCCGATCGTCATTCTGCCGATCATCCCGCTATTCCTCGGGCTCGGCTGGATGCTGTCATCCCTCGGTGTATTTCTGCGCGATATTGGCGAGATCAGCGCGATCATGACCACCATTCTGCTGTTCCTGTCGCCGATCTTTTTCCCCATAGAACAGTTCCCGGAACAGCTAAGATTTCTGTTATATTACAATCCATTAACACTGATTATTGAAGCAGTCCGCGATGTTGCGATCTTTGGCCGGATGCCGAACTGGACCGGTCTCGCGATCTATGCCGTTGCCGCCACTGCTTTCGCCCAGCTCGGTTACTGGATGTTTGTCAAATCGCGTCGGGGGTTCTCTGATGTCCTCTGA
- a CDS encoding Fe-S cluster assembly scaffold SufA produces the protein MARELPPPIKLTDAAAARVKELMERADNPVLGLRVAVSTKGCSGMSYDIEYAHEQKKFEEVVEDKGARVFIDPAAIMFLIGSEMDFVEDRFESRFVFSNPNEKGRCGCGESFHV, from the coding sequence ATGGCAAGAGAACTACCACCCCCGATCAAGCTGACCGATGCCGCTGCTGCACGGGTCAAGGAACTGATGGAACGCGCGGATAACCCGGTTCTGGGGCTTCGTGTCGCCGTTTCCACCAAGGGCTGCTCCGGTATGTCCTATGACATCGAATATGCCCATGAACAGAAGAAATTCGAGGAAGTGGTTGAGGACAAGGGCGCACGGGTGTTCATCGACCCGGCGGCGATCATGTTCCTGATCGGCAGTGAGATGGATTTTGTCGAGGACCGGTTCGAAAGCCGCTTTGTCTTCTCCAATCCCAATGAAAAAGGCCGCTGCGGCTGTGGCGAGAGCTTCCACGTCTGA
- a CDS encoding cysteine desulfurase gives MPDAASPVARHGANTFDVEAIRADFPTLAQEINGNPLTYLDNGASAQKPRQVIDAMSRLLEHDYSNVHRGVHTLSQRSTEQYEAVRDKAAAFLNAPSRENIAITHNATEAFNLVMHGYGRAHLNAGDEIIITEMEHHANIVPWQMLATERGVVLRVVPIDDRGNFQMDAFEQLLNPKTKLVSVTHASNVLGTITPAKAIVERAHALGIPVLFDGSQAAIHMPVDVQALDCDLYIFTGHKLYGPTGIGIMYGKEDILDRMQPFQGGGDMIERVSFDGTTFKNAPYKFEAGTPPITEGVGLAAAIDYVSAIGMDCISAHEHELLLYATERLKAIDGLTIYGEADHKAAIISFSVDGVHAHDMGTILDRFGVAVRVGKHCAEPLMDRLGVSATARASFGMYNTRGEVDRLAEAIEKAKMLLG, from the coding sequence ATGCCAGATGCTGCCTCGCCCGTTGCCCGCCACGGTGCCAACACCTTTGATGTTGAGGCAATCCGTGCCGATTTCCCGACACTGGCGCAGGAAATAAACGGCAACCCCCTCACCTATCTCGATAATGGTGCCAGTGCGCAGAAGCCGCGACAGGTGATCGATGCCATGTCGCGTCTGCTTGAGCATGACTATTCCAACGTCCATCGCGGCGTGCATACGCTGAGCCAACGCTCGACCGAGCAGTATGAAGCGGTGCGCGACAAGGCAGCAGCCTTCCTGAACGCGCCGAGCCGCGAGAATATCGCCATCACCCATAATGCCACCGAGGCATTCAATCTGGTCATGCACGGCTATGGCCGCGCCCATCTGAACGCTGGTGACGAGATCATCATCACCGAGATGGAACACCACGCCAATATCGTGCCATGGCAGATGCTGGCGACTGAACGCGGTGTCGTGTTGCGGGTGGTCCCGATTGATGACCGCGGCAACTTCCAGATGGACGCGTTCGAGCAGCTGCTTAATCCGAAAACCAAGCTGGTTTCGGTCACCCATGCATCGAATGTGCTCGGCACCATCACCCCGGCCAAGGCCATTGTCGAGCGCGCCCATGCGCTTGGCATTCCGGTACTGTTTGACGGCTCACAGGCGGCCATTCATATGCCGGTTGATGTACAGGCGCTCGATTGCGACCTCTATATCTTCACCGGGCACAAGCTCTATGGCCCGACCGGTATCGGCATCATGTACGGCAAGGAAGACATTCTGGACCGTATGCAGCCGTTTCAGGGCGGCGGCGACATGATCGAACGTGTCAGCTTTGACGGCACGACCTTCAAGAACGCCCCCTACAAATTCGAGGCCGGCACCCCACCTATCACTGAAGGGGTCGGGCTGGCAGCGGCGATTGATTATGTCAGCGCGATCGGTATGGACTGCATTTCCGCCCATGAGCACGAGTTGCTGCTCTATGCCACCGAACGGCTCAAGGCCATTGACGGTCTGACCATCTATGGTGAAGCCGACCACAAGGCGGCGATCATCTCCTTCTCGGTTGATGGCGTTCATGCACATGATATGGGCACGATCCTTGACCGGTTTGGTGTGGCCGTGCGTGTCGGCAAACATTGTGCCGAGCCGCTGATGGACCGTCTGGGTGTCAGTGCAACCGCACGGGCCTCATTCGGCATGTACAATACCCGTGGTGAAGTCGACCGCCTCGCCGAAGCGATCGAAAAAGCCAAAATGCTGCTGGGTTAA